In Curtobacterium sp. L6-1, a genomic segment contains:
- a CDS encoding phytoene/squalene synthase family protein produces the protein MTSSSTPNRLPLYDATAEAASSVVISRYSTSFGLASRLLTKDTREHIRNVYALVRVADEVVDGPATEAGLDPALARTVLDELETDTERAMALGFSVNPVVHAFARSARTVGFGSELTRPFFASMRMDLEQTEHDPASFDAYVYGSAEVVGLMCLRAFVYRAGRPTFDDAVLVDGARALGAAFQKVNFLRDLHADFEVLGRSYFPGVDVRSFDEATKDRLVADVQDDLDRAAVTVPLLPKDARPAVALAHALFQELNDRIAATPAARLVTSRVRVPNPVKARLAARVLTRRGTLPPRTAVTTSGTPAPPAPTQTGGSS, from the coding sequence GTGACGTCGAGCTCCACCCCGAACCGACTCCCGCTGTACGACGCCACCGCCGAGGCCGCCTCGAGCGTCGTCATCAGCCGGTACTCGACCTCGTTCGGACTCGCCAGCCGCCTGCTCACGAAGGACACCCGCGAGCACATCCGGAACGTCTACGCCCTGGTGCGCGTCGCCGACGAGGTCGTGGACGGCCCCGCCACCGAGGCCGGTCTCGACCCCGCGCTCGCCCGCACCGTGCTCGACGAACTCGAGACGGACACCGAGCGCGCCATGGCCCTCGGCTTCTCGGTGAACCCCGTCGTGCACGCCTTCGCCCGCAGCGCGCGCACCGTCGGGTTCGGCAGCGAGCTCACCCGCCCGTTCTTCGCGTCGATGCGGATGGACCTCGAGCAGACCGAGCACGACCCGGCCTCGTTCGACGCCTACGTGTACGGCTCTGCCGAGGTCGTCGGGCTCATGTGCCTGCGCGCCTTCGTGTACCGCGCCGGACGCCCGACGTTCGACGACGCCGTCCTCGTCGACGGCGCACGGGCACTCGGGGCCGCGTTCCAGAAGGTCAACTTCCTCCGCGACCTGCACGCGGACTTCGAGGTCCTCGGGCGCTCGTACTTCCCGGGCGTCGACGTGCGCAGCTTCGACGAGGCCACGAAGGACCGGCTCGTCGCCGACGTCCAGGACGACCTCGACCGGGCCGCCGTCACCGTCCCCCTCCTGCCGAAGGACGCCCGCCCGGCCGTCGCCCTCGCGCACGCGCTGTTCCAGGAGCTCAACGACCGCATCGCGGCCACCCCGGCGGCCCGGCTCGTCACCTCGCGGGTCCGGGTCCCGAACCCGGTGAAGGCGCGGCTCGCCGCGCGCGTCCTCACCCGCCGGGGCACCCTGCCCCCGCGCACCGCCGTCACCACGTCCGGCACCCCTGCACCACCCGCCCCCACACAGACCGGAGGCTCGTCATGA
- a CDS encoding polyprenyl synthetase family protein, giving the protein MTEEAATVAHIDLALVDECLERFFTVSSARAQAFGRPSEELWRVLRKASMGGKRFRPRMVLTSYTALGGEDVHAAAQVAAAYELLHTALVVHDDVIDRDWSRRGRPNVAGSFRDTATTGGLPLPTAEHRGTSAAVIAGDLALAAAPRFIEASGVTGDRRSRLLDLFDDAVFASAAGEMADVDLALGVMPTVDEVLQMERAKTSVYSFEAPLQSGAVLAGAPEPVVAALGAFGREIGIAYQIVDDLLGVFGNEGSTGKTAIGDLREGKRTMLIAYAATTACWPDLAPYLGDPDLTEERAAGLRALLVECGARDAALDRVREHTALARAELAGLPYGLGSRLEGLVTELVERVR; this is encoded by the coding sequence ATGACCGAGGAAGCGGCCACCGTGGCGCACATCGACCTCGCGCTGGTGGACGAGTGCCTCGAGCGCTTCTTCACGGTGTCGAGCGCCCGGGCCCAGGCCTTCGGCCGACCGTCCGAGGAACTCTGGCGTGTGCTGCGCAAGGCGAGCATGGGCGGCAAGCGCTTCCGGCCCCGCATGGTCCTCACCTCGTACACCGCGCTCGGCGGTGAGGACGTCCACGCCGCCGCGCAGGTCGCCGCCGCGTACGAGCTGCTGCACACCGCGCTCGTCGTGCACGACGACGTCATCGACCGCGACTGGTCCCGACGTGGCCGCCCGAACGTCGCCGGGTCCTTCCGCGACACCGCGACGACCGGCGGGCTGCCCCTGCCGACCGCCGAGCACCGGGGGACGAGTGCGGCCGTGATCGCCGGCGACCTCGCGCTCGCCGCCGCTCCGCGCTTCATCGAGGCGAGCGGAGTCACCGGCGACCGTCGCTCCCGACTGCTCGACCTGTTCGACGACGCCGTCTTCGCCAGCGCCGCCGGCGAGATGGCCGACGTCGACCTGGCGCTCGGCGTGATGCCGACCGTCGACGAGGTGCTCCAGATGGAGCGCGCGAAGACGAGTGTGTACAGCTTCGAGGCGCCGCTGCAGTCCGGCGCCGTGCTCGCCGGCGCCCCGGAACCGGTCGTCGCCGCGCTCGGGGCCTTCGGGCGGGAGATCGGCATCGCGTACCAGATCGTCGACGACCTGCTGGGGGTGTTCGGCAACGAGGGCTCGACGGGCAAGACCGCGATCGGCGACCTGCGCGAGGGCAAGCGCACCATGCTCATCGCCTACGCCGCGACCACCGCCTGCTGGCCCGACCTGGCGCCGTACCTCGGCGACCCCGACCTCACAGAGGAGCGCGCCGCGGGCCTCCGCGCCCTGCTCGTCGAGTGCGGCGCCCGTGACGCCGCCCTCGACCGGGTCCGCGAGCACACCGCCCTGGCGCGCGCCGAGCTCGCGGGGCTGCCGTACGGACTCGGCTCGCGGCTCGAGGGCCTCGTGACCGAACTCGTGGAGCGCGTCCGGTGA
- the idi gene encoding isopentenyl-diphosphate Delta-isomerase codes for MSLFPETVVLLADDRTPIGTADKFTVHTDQTPLHLAFSCHVQNAAGDLLVTRRALAKKTWPGVWTNSFCGHPGPDESFEDAIARRADRELGLTVHSVELVLPDFRYRAVDASGIVENEVCPVFRAVADADPQPADDEVSEWVWLSEEKLRAAVTNAPFAFSPWLGWQLAQVPLDALSARR; via the coding sequence ATGAGCCTTTTCCCGGAAACCGTGGTCCTGCTGGCCGACGACCGTACCCCGATCGGCACGGCGGACAAGTTCACGGTGCACACAGACCAGACGCCCCTCCACCTCGCCTTCAGCTGCCACGTGCAGAACGCCGCCGGTGACCTCCTGGTGACCCGTCGCGCCCTCGCCAAGAAGACGTGGCCCGGCGTGTGGACGAACTCCTTCTGCGGGCACCCGGGCCCGGACGAGTCCTTCGAGGACGCGATCGCCCGCCGCGCCGACCGCGAGCTCGGCCTGACCGTGCACAGCGTCGAACTGGTGCTGCCGGACTTCCGCTACCGCGCCGTCGACGCCTCCGGGATCGTCGAGAACGAGGTCTGCCCGGTGTTCCGCGCCGTGGCCGACGCCGACCCGCAGCCTGCCGACGACGAGGTGTCCGAGTGGGTGTGGCTGTCGGAGGAGAAGCTCCGCGCTGCCGTCACCAACGCGCCCTTCGCGTTCAGCCCGTGGCTCGGGTGGCAGCTCGCCCAGGTCCCGCTCGACGCGCTCAGCGCCCGCCGCTGA